In Candidatus Cloacimonas sp., a genomic segment contains:
- a CDS encoding tryptophan--tRNA ligase — MKKIALTGIKPTGIPHIGNYLGAIKPALKLSETCEARYFIADYHALNACKDPVELKNMTVEIASAWLACGLNPEKTLFYRQSDVPETFELLTILMAFTSKGLMNRAHAYKAIVQSNLENGKDPDDGVNMGLYTYPILMAADILLFDTDFVPVGTDQFQHIEMAQDIAQSFNFVYKTQALKIPQPIAQEETKTVVGLDGRKMSKSYNNTIPMFCSEKALKKLIMSIVTNSQTVEEPKDPEASNIFALYKNFASPEQIENMRSRYLKGGLGWGQAKQELFEVVNAELTPIRERYNYWINNQDVIWNALKAGSEKARILASDKIKQLRKIIGIGK, encoded by the coding sequence ATGAAAAAGATAGCTTTAACGGGAATTAAACCAACTGGAATTCCCCACATCGGAAATTATCTGGGAGCTATTAAACCGGCTTTAAAACTTTCCGAGACCTGTGAAGCGCGTTATTTTATTGCCGATTACCATGCTTTAAATGCCTGTAAAGACCCTGTAGAACTGAAAAATATGACTGTGGAAATTGCCTCTGCCTGGCTTGCCTGCGGGCTTAATCCCGAAAAAACACTTTTTTACCGTCAAAGTGATGTGCCGGAAACATTTGAACTGCTAACTATACTAATGGCTTTCACTTCCAAGGGTTTAATGAACCGTGCCCATGCCTATAAAGCCATCGTGCAAAGTAATTTGGAAAATGGTAAAGACCCTGACGACGGAGTTAATATGGGTCTATATACCTATCCGATTTTAATGGCAGCGGATATCTTACTTTTTGATACAGATTTTGTTCCCGTTGGCACCGATCAATTTCAACATATTGAAATGGCACAGGATATTGCTCAAAGCTTCAATTTTGTGTATAAGACCCAGGCATTAAAAATTCCGCAACCCATAGCTCAGGAAGAAACAAAAACCGTTGTTGGCTTGGATGGACGCAAAATGAGCAAAAGCTACAATAATACCATTCCTATGTTCTGCTCTGAAAAAGCACTGAAAAAATTGATTATGAGCATTGTAACCAATAGCCAGACAGTGGAAGAACCCAAAGACCCTGAGGCATCAAATATTTTTGCCCTCTATAAAAACTTTGCTTCACCCGAACAGATTGAAAATATGCGCTCCCGCTATTTAAAAGGTGGCTTGGGATGGGGTCAGGCAAAACAGGAACTTTTTGAAGTTGTGAATGCAGAATTAACCCCAATCCGGGAACGCTATAATTATTGGATAAACAATCAAGATGTTATCTGGAACGCACTAAAAGCAGGAAGTGAAAAAGCCCGCATTCTTGCCTCGGACAAAATAAAACAGCTGAGAAAGATTATTGGGATAGGAAAATAG